A window of Haliscomenobacter hydrossis DSM 1100 contains these coding sequences:
- a CDS encoding LysR family transcriptional regulator, translated as MNFTLNQLQIFLKIVKTESVTKAAADLHLTQPAVSIQLKNLQDQFDIPLTEVVGRKLYITDFGREIAIAAENILNQVNAINYKTMAYKGQLTGRLKISVVSTGKYVMPYFLSDFIKQHAGIELQMDVTNKNRVIESLENNEVDFSLVSILPTTLNIEHLDLLQNKLYLVGNAEQKFDQSISTKSIFNNLPLIFREKGSGTRQTMENYIEQNNIAILKKMELTSNEAVKQAVLAGLGYSIMPLIGIKNELHNHQLQIIPIPGLPIKTNWSLIWLKGKKHSPVAGSFLDYMRVEKSMIVREKFSWYEEY; from the coding sequence ATGAACTTTACCTTGAATCAGCTTCAGATTTTTTTGAAAATCGTCAAAACGGAGAGTGTGACCAAAGCAGCAGCAGATTTGCATTTGACCCAACCCGCCGTGTCGATTCAACTCAAAAATCTCCAGGATCAGTTTGATATTCCCTTGACAGAAGTGGTTGGTCGCAAACTATACATTACCGATTTTGGGAGGGAAATTGCGATTGCCGCTGAGAATATTCTGAATCAGGTTAATGCAATCAACTATAAAACAATGGCATACAAAGGCCAGTTGACGGGCCGGTTAAAAATTTCCGTGGTTTCAACCGGAAAGTACGTCATGCCTTATTTTCTTTCTGACTTCATCAAACAGCATGCCGGGATAGAGTTACAGATGGATGTAACCAATAAAAACCGGGTCATTGAAAGTTTGGAAAACAATGAAGTCGATTTTTCCCTGGTTTCCATTTTGCCCACTACCCTCAACATTGAACATCTGGATCTGCTACAAAATAAATTGTACCTGGTGGGCAATGCCGAGCAGAAATTTGATCAATCCATCAGTACAAAATCGATATTTAACAATCTCCCTTTGATTTTTCGGGAAAAAGGATCGGGCACCAGACAAACCATGGAAAACTACATCGAACAAAACAACATTGCAATATTGAAAAAAATGGAACTCACCTCCAATGAGGCGGTGAAACAAGCTGTACTCGCAGGTCTTGGCTACTCAATTATGCCCTTGATCGGCATTAAAAATGAATTGCACAATCATCAACTACAAATCATTCCCATTCCGGGGTTGCCCATCAAGACAAACTGGAGTTTGATCTGGCTAAAGGGAAAAAAGCATTCACCAGTTGCTGGGTCTTTTCTGGATTACATGCGGGTTGAAAAATCAATGATCGTTCGGGAAAAATTTAGTTGGTATGAAGAGTATTGA